A single window of Athene noctua chromosome 1, bAthNoc1.hap1.1, whole genome shotgun sequence DNA harbors:
- the EIF5B gene encoding eukaryotic translation initiation factor 5B: protein MFFDSAKDDIDIDALAAEIEGAGAAKEQEPQKSKGKKKKEKKKQDFDEDDILKELEELSIEAQGGKVDREPSTGKVENDNEESLSKQDKKRKGKSKKASLENDYDSEEVEDKDKKPKKPQKAKQDMLSGSDDDDHETQLKKSKGKTQKSNKKHDLSEEDEANIKKNKERVGAVSTGESGDESDDVSQSRKGQKKNQKPKSTPAAESGDDEEEPSFKVKTVAQKKAEKKERERKKREEEKAKLRKQKEKEELEGGKEPAKPKESAKKAEEKASPEVMAIPGTGEKGDTPAGTEADDNEGDKKKKDKKKKKGEKEEKEKEKKKGPSKATVKAMQEALAKMKEEEERAKREEEERIRRLEELEAKRKEEERLEQERKERKKQKEKERKERLKKEGKLLTKTQREARARAEATLKLLQAQGVEVPSKDSVPKKRPIYEDKKKKKQQQPENKEESVEVTSPAEDAVELETPVKEEIPLPVEPVSEEKEEEEETEDAGLDDWEAMVSDEDGEKESKPVHIEVKEQNEVDEEEEEEEDEEEEEEESEDSEDSEGSDDEDEKTSDEREADSQAIGKQSMEKKPSKEISSDSEYDSDDDRTKEERAYDKAKRRIEKRRAENSKNMNTEKLRAPVICVLGHVDTGKTKILDKLRHTHVQDSEAGGITQQIGATNVPLEAINEQTKMVKNFDRENIKIPGMLIIDTPGHESFSNLRNRGSSLCDIAILVVDIMHGLEPQTIESINLLKSKKCPFIVALNKIDRLYDWKKSPDTDVAVTLKKQKKNTKDEFEERAKAIIVEFAKQGLNAALFYENKDPRTFVSLVPTSAHTGDGMGSLIALLVELTQTMLTKRLAECQELRAQVMEVKALPGMGTTIDVILINGRLKEGDTIIVPGVEGPIVTQIRGLLLPPPMKELRVKNQYEKHKEVVAAQGVKILGKDLEKTLAGLPLLVAYKEDEVPVLKDELIHELKQTLNAIKLEEKGVYVQASTLGSLEALLEFLKTSEVPYSGINIGPVHKKDVMKASVMLEHDPQYAVILAFDVRIERDAQEMADSLGVRIFSAEIIYHLFDAFTKYRQDYKKQKQEEFKRIAVFPCKMKILPQFIFNSRDPIVMGVVVEAGQVKQGTPMCVPSKNFVEIGIVTSIEINHKPVEVAKKGQEVCVKIEPIPGESPKMYGRHFEATDILVSKISRQSIDALKDWFRDEMQKSDWQLIVELKKVFEII, encoded by the exons ATGTTCTTTGATAG TGCAAAAGATGATATTGATATTGATGCCCTTGCTGCTGAGATAGAAGGTGCAGGAGCTGCAAAGGAGCAAGAGCCTCAGAAATCcaaaggcaaaaagaagaaagagaagaagaaacaggattTTGA tgAAGATGATatcctgaaggagctggaagaacTGTCAATAGAGGCGCAAGGAGGGAAAGTTGACAGGGAACCTTCTACAGGAAAG GTTGAAAATGACAACGAAGAAAGCTTatcaaaacaggataaaaaaaggaaaggaaagagtaaaaaaGCCAGTCTGGAAAATGACTATGACAGTGAGGAAGTGGAAGATAAAgataaaaaacctaaaaaacctcagaaagcaaaacaagacatGCTTTCTGGCAGCGATGATGATGATCATGAGACACAGcttaagaaaagcaaagggaaaactCAGAAATCAAATAAAAAGCACGATCTGTCAGAAGAAGATGAAGCtaacattaagaaaaacaaagagcgTGTGGGGGCAGTGTCTACAGGTGAGAGCGGCGATGAATCAGATGACGTCTCCCAGTCTaggaaaggacaaaagaaaaaccaaaaaccaaagtCCACTCCTGCTGCTGAAAGTGGGGATGATGAAGAAGAACCTTCATTCAAAGTAAAAACAGTGGCTCagaagaaggcagaaaaaaaagaacgTGAAAGGAAAAAACgtgaggaagaaaaagccaaactgaggaagcagaaagagaaggaagaattagaaGGTGGTAAAGAACCAGCAAAGCCTAAGGAATCTgcaaaaaaagctgaagagaagGCTTCTCCTGAAGTCATGGCAATCCCTGGCACTGGGGAAAAAGGAGACACCCCTGCAGGAACAGAGG ctGATGACAATGAgggagacaaaaagaaaaaagacaaaaaaaaaaagaaaggtgagaaagaagaaaaagagaaagagaagaagaaggGTCCCAGTAAAGCCACAGTTAAAGCTATGCAAGAAGCCTTGGCTAAaatgaaagaggaggaggaaagggcaaaaagagaggaggaggaacgTATAAGACGACTGGAGGAACTAGAAGCGAAGCGCAAAGAGGAG GAACGATTAgagcaggagaggaaagaaagaaagaaacagaaagaaaaagagaggaaggagcGTTTGAAGAAGGAGGGAAAACTTTTAACAAAAACTCAACGAGAAGCCAGAGCCAGAGCGGAGGCTACTCTTAAACTACTCCAAGCTCAGG gtgTTGAAGTGCCATCCAAAGACTCTGTGCCAAAAAAGAGGCCAATAtatgaagacaaaaagaaaaagaagcagcagcagccagaaaatAAAGAAG AAAGCGTGGAGGTAACTTCCCCAGCTGAAGATGCTGTAGAACTGGAAACACCAGTAAAAGAAGAGATTCCTCTTCCAGTAGAGCCAG tttcagaagaaaaggaggaagaagaagaaacgGAAGATGCGGGGTTGGATGACTGGGAAGCTATGGTTAGTGATGAAGATGGAGAGAAAG agagCAAACCTGTCCACATTGAAGTCAAAGAACAAAATGAAgtggatgaggaagaggaggaggaagaagatgaggaggaggaggaagaagagagtgAAGATTCTGAAGATAGTGAGGGGAGTGATGATGAGGATGAAAAGACTTCAGATGAGAGAGAGGCAGACTCCCAAGCTATTGGAAAACAATCTatggaaaaaaagcccagcaaGGAAATAAGCTCTGATTCTGAGTACGACTCTGATGATGACCGCACTAAGGAAGAGCGAGCTTATGACAAAGCTAAACGGAGAATTGAG AAGCGACGagctgaaaacagcaaaaatatgaACACTGAAAAGCTCAGAGCACCAGTTATCTGTGTCCTAGGGCATGTAGACACAGGCAAGACCAAAATTTTAGATAAG CTCCGCCATACTCATGTACAGGACAGTGAAGCTGGTGGTATTACTCAGCAGATTGGTGCGACTAATGTTCCCCTTGAAGCTATTAACGAGCAAACTAAGATGGTGAAAAAT ttTGACAGAGAGAACATAAAAATTCCAGGCATGCTGATAATCGACACTCCAGGACATGAGTCTTTCAG CAATCTAAGAAATAGAGGAAGTTCACTTTGTGATATTGCTATACTTGTAGTTGACATTATGCATGGTTTGGAGCCACAGACAATTGAATCAATAAATCTGTTGAAATCGAAGAAATGCCCCTTTATAGTAGCTCTCAACAAG ATTGATAGGTTATATGACTGGAAAAAAAGTCCAGATACAGATGTAGCTGTCACcttaaagaagcagaaaaagaatacaaaagatGAATTTGAAGAACGTGCAAAAGCCATCATAGTGGAATTTGCAAAACAG GGCTTGAACGCTGCCTTGTTTTATGAAAATAAGGACCCCCGCACTTTTGTTTCTCTTGTACCTACCTCTGCTCACACAGGGGATGGCATGGGAAGTCTGATAGCTCTTCTCGTTGAGCTAACACAAACTATGCTGACCAAGAGACTAGCTGAGTGTCAGGAACTGAGAGCTCAAGTCATGGAG GTTAAAGCACTGCCAGGCATGGGCACGACCATAGATGTTATTTTGATAAATGGACGCCTGAAAGAAGGAGACACCATTATTGTTCCTGGTGTAGAAGGTCCTATAGTAACTCAGATTagagggctgctgctgccgcctccgATGAAGGAGCTACGAGTTAAG AACCAGTATGAAAAGCACAAAGAAGTTGTTGCTGCTCAAGGTGTGAAGATTCTTGGGAAAGATTTGGAAAAAACACTGGCTGGTTTGCCATTGCTTGTAGCTTACAAAGAGGATGAAGTCCCGGTCCTCAAG gatgAACTAATACATGAATTGAAGCAAACACTGAATGCAATCAAATTAGAAGAGAAAGGTGTTTATGTCCAGGCTTCTACTTTAGGCTCTTTAGAAGCATTACTTGAATTTCTTAAAACATCAGAAGTGCCA TATTCAGGAATTAATATAGGTCCGGTCCATAAAAAAGATGTTATGAAGGCATCAGTGATGTTGGAGCATGACCCGCA ATACGCAGTCATTCTAGCATTTGATGTGAGGATTGAACGTGATGCACAGGAAATGGCTGATAGTTTAGGAGTTCGAATTTTTAGTGCTGAaataatttatcatttatttGATGCCTTCACGAAATATAGACAAGACTacaaaaaacagaaacaagaggAATTCAA GCGTATAGCAGTATTTCCTTGCAAGATGAAAATACTCCCTCAGTTCATTTTCAACTCTCGTGACCCAATAGTGATGGGTGTGGTGGTGGAGGCCGGCCAGGTGAAGCAGGGGACTCCCATGTGCGTACCTAGCAAAAAC TTTGTTGAAATTGGAATAGTTACAAGTATTGAAATAAACCATAAACCAGTGGAGGTTGCAAAAAAAGGCCAAGAAGTATGTGTTAAAATAGAACCCATTCCTGGTGAATCGCCTAAAATGTACGGACGACATTTTGAAGCAACAGATATCCTCGTCAGCAAG ATCAGCCGTCAGTCCATCGACGCTCTGAAGGACTGGTTCAGGGATGAAATGCAGAAGTCTGACTGGCAGCTTATAGTAGAGCTGAAGAAAGTGTTTGAAATCATCTAG